A portion of the Paenibacillus sp. PvR098 genome contains these proteins:
- a CDS encoding ParB N-terminal domain-containing protein, with product MAKLFLPINNILIDIRKRINLDTISLENDIRHRGLIMPIDVEGPDENNNYYLINGDRRLEAWKNVRVNEPIEVNVVRGFTSRLERNKERLQMHLDIKPMPGVDFQILIEDILRESGLSDAELAKELKRDKRKIRKYKPGSEVPENVREEVAKVRGSQDMLEVIYALNIDINFKQRLYKSLLSRKLTGDHAKAVKRLINNDVYGRLNELQRVRAIEDALQQATFTKLDAELVVLNELMRTKPSEHQDKFNTWLSNILNSMGKVADYLHPDLEFLVSQLQKKQLAKAVGEINKAVRWLWKDNRQTEQTTLESELIIQRESTDTGYRYIFRYR from the coding sequence GTGGCGAAATTGTTTCTACCTATTAATAATATACTTATTGATATAAGAAAGCGGATTAATTTGGACACGATTTCACTTGAGAATGATATCAGACACCGGGGATTAATAATGCCCATTGATGTAGAAGGTCCAGATGAAAACAACAATTATTACTTAATAAACGGGGATCGTCGCCTTGAGGCTTGGAAAAATGTTAGGGTTAATGAGCCGATTGAAGTTAATGTAGTGAGAGGATTTACTTCGAGGTTAGAACGAAATAAAGAGCGGCTTCAAATGCATCTGGATATAAAACCTATGCCGGGTGTCGATTTTCAAATTCTGATTGAGGACATTTTGAGAGAGAGTGGACTGTCTGATGCGGAACTTGCAAAAGAATTAAAACGAGATAAGAGGAAAATTCGGAAGTATAAACCTGGGAGTGAGGTTCCAGAGAATGTAAGGGAGGAAGTTGCGAAAGTTCGAGGTAGTCAAGATATGCTTGAGGTGATTTATGCACTTAATATTGATATAAATTTTAAGCAAAGGCTGTATAAGAGTCTGCTTTCAAGAAAACTTACTGGCGATCATGCCAAGGCTGTGAAGAGGCTTATTAATAATGATGTTTATGGTCGTCTGAACGAGCTTCAAAGAGTACGTGCCATAGAGGATGCCTTGCAACAAGCTACATTTACTAAATTAGATGCTGAGTTAGTGGTACTTAATGAATTAATGCGAACCAAGCCATCTGAACACCAAGACAAGTTTAATACATGGTTGTCGAATATATTAAATTCGATGGGAAAGGTTGCTGATTATTTACATCCTGATTTGGAATTTTTGGTAAGCCAACTTCAAAAGAAGCAATTAGCGAAAGCAGTAGGTGAAATAAACAAGGCTGTACGTTGGCTTTGGAAGGATAACAGGCAAACTGAACAAACAACCTTGGAATCGGAATTGATAATTCAGCGAGAAAGTACGGATACTGGTTACCGTTACATATTTCGTTATCGATAA
- a CDS encoding DeoR/GlpR family DNA-binding transcription regulator produces the protein MLFEEERKQKIAEYVISRSRASVQELAACFQVSESTVRRDLRDLEENKPLRRTHGGVVAIQHQEPSEPSFEEKEDRLRPQKEAVAKKAVSFIDEGDTIFLDSGTTTYYLAKQLKSFRQLTVVTNSVMVAHELKSVDHIDVLLTGGALRRETQAMVGPIANQSIRSIRVDKLFLAINGIDPEAGLTTPNLLEAEAKRWMIRSAKQVILVTDHSKYGRVTFAKVADLSEIHHCIIDDDALTEQAAKEMELEGIKVTLARG, from the coding sequence GTGTTGTTTGAAGAGGAACGTAAACAAAAGATTGCTGAATATGTGATCAGTCGAAGCCGGGCATCGGTACAGGAACTTGCAGCTTGCTTTCAAGTATCGGAATCGACGGTCCGCCGGGATTTACGTGATCTTGAGGAAAACAAACCGCTGCGAAGAACACATGGTGGTGTGGTTGCCATTCAGCATCAGGAGCCTTCTGAGCCTTCTTTCGAAGAGAAAGAGGATCGGTTACGTCCTCAGAAGGAAGCTGTCGCCAAAAAGGCTGTTTCCTTCATTGATGAGGGGGATACTATTTTTTTGGATTCGGGTACTACAACGTATTACCTAGCGAAGCAGTTAAAATCATTTAGGCAGCTCACAGTGGTTACGAATTCCGTCATGGTTGCGCACGAACTGAAGAGTGTAGATCATATCGATGTATTGTTAACCGGTGGAGCTTTAAGGCGGGAAACCCAGGCGATGGTGGGTCCGATTGCGAACCAATCCATACGCTCGATCCGCGTCGATAAATTATTTCTGGCCATCAATGGAATCGATCCGGAGGCCGGTTTGACCACACCAAACTTATTGGAGGCGGAAGCCAAACGGTGGATGATCCGTTCAGCGAAACAGGTTATTCTGGTCACGGATCACAGCAAGTACGGGAGAGTGACCTTTGCCAAGGTAGCGGATCTTTCGGAAATCCATCATTGTATTATCGATGATGACGCTTTAACGGAGCAGGCTGCGAAGGAAATGGAGCTAGAAGGCATCAAAGTCACATTGGCTAGGGGGTAA
- a CDS encoding HPr family phosphocarrier protein, producing the protein MYTKETAIRNESGFHVRPAQLFTEQAIKFESQITIQVKEPHAETDGKSILGLMALGLEKGSMISISAEGPDEKEAVEALVALVESGFGEA; encoded by the coding sequence ATGTATACCAAAGAAACGGCGATTCGCAATGAGTCAGGTTTTCATGTCAGACCTGCACAATTATTTACGGAACAAGCGATTAAGTTTGAATCTCAAATAACTATTCAAGTGAAAGAACCGCATGCGGAAACAGACGGCAAAAGCATTTTGGGATTAATGGCTTTAGGATTAGAAAAGGGAAGTATGATTTCCATTTCGGCGGAAGGTCCTGATGAGAAAGAAGCCGTAGAAGCATTAGTAGCATTGGTTGAGAGCGGATTTGGTGAAGCGTAA
- a CDS encoding fructose-specific PTS transporter subunit EIIC → MKKIYAVTACPTGVAHTYMAAESLLKAAKEKNIDLKVETRGAVGVENEITPEEIAGAHAIIVAAEIDVQESRFIGKPVVRVPVAQAIKDPNGLLEEALNKEAAAPADLIQEVEKSKAERGASRKGAYKHLMTGVSTMLPLVVAGGLLIAISFIFGIEAFKEEGTLAAALMSIGGGAAFALMVPVLAGFIAFSIAEKPGLAPGLIGGMLASQTGAGFLGGIVAGFLAGYTAKWLKENIKLPRNLEGLKPILLIPLIASAVTGLAMVYVIGEPVKYIMDSLTMWLQNIGSANAILLGVLLGAMMAFDMGGPFNKTAYTFAIGLLSSGVYGPMAVVMAAGMTPPLGLWLATLLAPKKFTKEEREAGKSSGVLGLAFITEGAIPFAASDPFRVIPSIMVGSAVTGALSMVFGATLRAPHGGAFVLAIPNAVGQVGLYALAIVIGTLVTALMLSILKKPVSQS, encoded by the coding sequence ATGAAAAAGATTTATGCGGTGACGGCTTGTCCGACAGGGGTAGCTCATACTTACATGGCTGCGGAATCTCTTCTTAAAGCAGCGAAAGAGAAGAATATCGACCTAAAGGTCGAAACCCGTGGTGCCGTTGGAGTGGAAAATGAGATCACGCCTGAGGAGATTGCAGGGGCGCATGCCATCATTGTAGCCGCGGAAATCGATGTACAGGAATCCCGGTTCATAGGAAAACCGGTGGTAAGGGTTCCTGTAGCTCAAGCGATTAAAGATCCAAATGGGTTACTTGAAGAGGCATTGAATAAGGAGGCGGCAGCTCCCGCAGACTTGATTCAAGAAGTGGAAAAATCAAAGGCTGAAAGAGGCGCATCAAGAAAGGGCGCCTACAAGCATCTGATGACCGGTGTTTCGACAATGCTTCCTCTAGTCGTCGCGGGCGGGTTGCTGATTGCCATTTCTTTTATTTTTGGTATTGAAGCTTTTAAAGAAGAGGGTACTCTGGCAGCTGCTTTAATGAGTATCGGCGGTGGTGCGGCCTTTGCTTTGATGGTTCCTGTCCTTGCCGGTTTCATTGCGTTCTCTATAGCGGAGAAGCCTGGTCTTGCTCCGGGCTTGATCGGAGGAATGCTGGCGTCGCAAACCGGTGCTGGTTTCTTGGGCGGTATTGTAGCGGGATTTCTGGCTGGTTACACGGCCAAATGGTTAAAAGAAAATATTAAGCTTCCGAGAAATTTGGAAGGACTAAAACCGATTCTTTTAATTCCGTTGATTGCCTCGGCGGTCACAGGCCTTGCCATGGTGTATGTTATTGGTGAACCTGTAAAATATATAATGGACAGTCTTACGATGTGGCTGCAAAATATCGGCTCTGCAAACGCGATTTTGCTTGGTGTGCTGCTTGGCGCGATGATGGCGTTCGATATGGGAGGACCATTTAACAAAACAGCTTATACATTCGCGATCGGCCTTTTGTCCAGCGGTGTGTATGGTCCGATGGCTGTGGTCATGGCGGCGGGAATGACGCCTCCACTAGGATTGTGGCTTGCTACGCTGTTAGCACCGAAGAAATTCACGAAAGAGGAGCGGGAAGCGGGGAAATCTTCCGGTGTGCTTGGTCTTGCTTTTATTACGGAAGGAGCCATTCCTTTCGCTGCAAGCGATCCTTTCCGTGTCATTCCATCGATTATGGTCGGTTCGGCGGTAACAGGCGCACTTTCGATGGTGTTTGGGGCTACGCTTAGGGCTCCTCATGGCGGAGCATTCGTTTTAGCCATACCTAATGCTGTAGGACAAGTAGGGCTATACGCATTAGCTATTGTAATCGGAACACTGGTCACAGCGCTCATGCTATCGATACTGAAAAAACCAGTCTCACAATCATAA
- the ptsP gene encoding phosphoenolpyruvate--protein phosphotransferase has translation MTTGLNIQGLGVSEGIQMGKAFVYTPVSLDTVEDRKTDHSDHEAALLRTAKEQCLKDLDALIERAQKVLGEEKAVILKGQVSMLNDPSFFPPMEKLIIQEQWSAETAIRMIVKKTAGLFESMANEYMRERAADVRDVGGRLLMHVRGRQQSSLSDIQEEVIIVADDLTPSDTVQLDTRFVKGFITRVGGKTSHTAILANSLGIAAILGAGKAIETIQDGDYLVIDGSTGSCVVNPDEETLAAIREKMRHQEESRNELQAYANAEAVTSDGFRIEVAANIGTPEEARDLIEKGAEGVGLYRTEFLFMSRSSMPDEEIQYNAYKSVAEAMQGRPVVIRTLDIGGDKELPYLELEQEMNPFLGYRAIRLCLDRQELLVTQLRAILRASVHGNLKIMFPMISGLEEWRKAKAIYEDVRAQLQQEGIPTADTLEIGIMIEIPSAALQADRFAKEVDFFSIGTNDLVQYTVAVDRMNERVSDLYDYFHPAVIRLIKQVIDASNRQNIWTGMCGSMAGDPLAAPLLVGLGLHEWSMAPSSMQKVKRVVTQLNRESCSKLAERILDMDTPTEVRAALESFQA, from the coding sequence ATGACGACGGGTTTAAATATCCAAGGTTTAGGCGTTTCTGAGGGTATACAGATGGGGAAGGCATTCGTCTACACCCCCGTTTCCCTGGATACAGTCGAAGACCGCAAAACCGATCATTCGGATCATGAAGCGGCTTTGCTTCGAACGGCTAAGGAGCAATGCCTGAAGGATTTGGATGCACTTATCGAACGTGCCCAGAAAGTTCTGGGGGAGGAGAAGGCGGTCATCCTCAAGGGACAAGTCAGTATGCTGAATGACCCTTCCTTCTTTCCTCCTATGGAAAAGTTGATCATTCAAGAGCAATGGTCTGCTGAAACAGCTATCCGTATGATTGTAAAAAAGACGGCCGGTTTATTCGAAAGCATGGCGAATGAATATATGCGTGAGCGGGCGGCGGATGTTCGTGATGTGGGCGGGCGGTTGCTGATGCATGTAAGAGGACGTCAGCAAAGCTCCTTATCGGATATTCAGGAAGAAGTCATCATCGTGGCAGATGACTTAACTCCTTCAGATACCGTTCAATTGGATACTCGTTTTGTAAAAGGCTTCATTACCCGTGTCGGGGGAAAGACGTCGCATACAGCGATCTTGGCGAATTCACTTGGGATCGCGGCCATTCTTGGTGCGGGGAAAGCGATCGAAACGATTCAAGACGGTGATTATCTCGTCATTGACGGTTCAACGGGCAGTTGTGTCGTCAATCCCGATGAAGAGACGCTAGCGGCTATACGCGAAAAAATGCGGCATCAAGAGGAAAGCCGGAATGAGCTGCAGGCTTATGCGAATGCGGAGGCGGTCACCTCAGATGGCTTCCGTATTGAAGTGGCAGCGAATATCGGTACCCCGGAAGAGGCGCGCGACCTGATAGAAAAGGGCGCCGAAGGCGTCGGTCTTTACCGCACCGAATTTTTATTCATGAGCCGCAGCTCAATGCCGGATGAAGAGATACAATATAATGCTTATAAATCTGTGGCCGAGGCCATGCAGGGACGTCCTGTCGTGATTCGGACGCTTGATATCGGTGGAGATAAAGAGCTGCCGTATCTGGAGCTTGAGCAAGAAATGAACCCGTTTCTTGGATATCGGGCGATTCGACTCTGCTTGGATCGTCAAGAATTGCTGGTCACCCAGCTTCGGGCCATTTTGCGGGCGAGTGTTCATGGCAATCTTAAAATCATGTTTCCGATGATCTCCGGCTTGGAAGAGTGGAGAAAGGCGAAGGCGATCTATGAGGATGTACGGGCGCAGCTGCAGCAAGAAGGTATTCCAACTGCAGATACGCTTGAGATCGGAATCATGATTGAAATTCCTTCCGCAGCACTTCAAGCGGATCGCTTTGCCAAAGAGGTTGATTTCTTTAGTATCGGAACGAATGACTTGGTGCAATATACGGTAGCCGTAGACCGGATGAATGAACGTGTATCGGATCTGTATGACTATTTCCATCCGGCGGTTATTCGCTTGATTAAACAAGTGATTGACGCCTCCAACCGTCAAAACATATGGACAGGTATGTGTGGAAGCATGGCGGGTGATCCCCTGGCAGCTCCGCTGCTAGTCGGACTAGGGCTGCATGAGTGGAGCATGGCTCCATCCTCCATGCAGAAGGTAAAACGCGTGGTGACCCAGTTGAATCGTGAGTCATGCAGCAAACTTGCCGAGCGGATCTTAGATATGGATACGCCGACGGAGGTACGGGCAGCATTAGAGTCATTCCAAGCCTAA
- a CDS encoding fructose PTS transporter subunit IIA has product MDVSALLQEQSIIIPMDASDKAACMRALVDQLDAGGVLSDKAAYLEAVMKREETGSTGIGFGVAIPHGKSSGVKKPSLAFAKLSKPLDWESLDGAPVSAVFMIAVPEEAAANEHLKILIGISRKLIDEDFRNQLLAVEEPKQLISLLQTI; this is encoded by the coding sequence ATGGACGTAAGCGCACTTTTACAAGAACAATCAATCATTATCCCAATGGATGCTTCCGATAAAGCCGCATGCATGAGGGCATTGGTCGATCAATTGGATGCAGGTGGAGTTTTGTCTGACAAGGCTGCGTATCTTGAAGCCGTGATGAAGCGGGAAGAGACCGGATCTACGGGAATCGGCTTTGGGGTTGCGATCCCTCATGGTAAATCTTCCGGTGTCAAAAAGCCTAGCTTGGCTTTTGCGAAATTATCCAAGCCATTAGATTGGGAGTCGCTTGACGGAGCGCCAGTGTCAGCTGTATTCATGATTGCCGTACCTGAAGAAGCAGCAGCCAATGAGCACCTGAAAATTTTGATTGGTATTTCCCGCAAGCTCATCGATGAAGATTTCCGTAACCAACTGCTAGCTGTCGAAGAACCAAAGCAATTAATTAGTTTACTGCAAACCATCTAA
- the pfkB gene encoding 1-phosphofructokinase produces the protein MIGSVLTVTMNPAVDKTVTVDKFSFGQLNRITSVRLDAGGKGINVAKVLKHFSVDVSAWGLQCGPEGQMLMTKLREYGIPSHFLEAEGRTRVNLKVVDEFTKQTTELNEPGFSPSPKLLDEFVQRFKAGLEGVSLVVLGGSLPPGTPGDFYKQLIQTANGQGVRTILDADGEALAKGIEAAPYAIKPNIHELETLIGAPLTSDEAIAIAGRKLVRSGIANVIVSMGGSGSIIVNSEQAFRVKPFPIEPKSTVGAGDSMVAAMVYCYLHNKSLEETARWTSAAGTVTASKQGTEVCTLNEVQEKLELVDICPLTV, from the coding sequence ATGATAGGCTCAGTCCTTACGGTAACCATGAATCCGGCAGTAGATAAAACGGTTACAGTCGATAAATTTTCATTCGGTCAGTTAAACCGAATTACTTCGGTGCGATTAGATGCAGGAGGTAAGGGAATTAATGTCGCTAAAGTATTAAAGCACTTTTCAGTCGATGTCAGCGCCTGGGGGTTGCAGTGCGGACCTGAGGGGCAAATGTTAATGACGAAGCTTCGTGAGTACGGCATTCCTTCCCATTTCCTTGAGGCGGAAGGGCGAACTCGCGTAAACCTGAAGGTTGTAGATGAATTCACGAAGCAAACGACGGAATTGAATGAACCGGGATTCTCACCAAGTCCGAAATTACTGGATGAGTTCGTTCAACGGTTTAAGGCAGGATTGGAAGGGGTGTCCCTTGTTGTTCTAGGAGGAAGCCTGCCCCCAGGTACCCCGGGTGATTTTTACAAGCAGTTGATTCAGACCGCGAACGGCCAAGGAGTACGTACCATCCTGGATGCGGACGGTGAGGCGCTGGCGAAGGGAATTGAAGCGGCTCCGTATGCGATCAAGCCGAACATACATGAGCTCGAGACGCTCATTGGCGCACCTTTGACTTCGGATGAAGCTATTGCTATTGCAGGAAGAAAGCTGGTTCGGAGTGGCATTGCCAATGTCATTGTATCCATGGGTGGAAGCGGTTCGATTATAGTGAACAGCGAGCAGGCGTTTCGCGTCAAACCGTTTCCGATTGAACCTAAGAGCACCGTAGGGGCGGGAGATTCCATGGTGGCCGCGATGGTATATTGTTACTTGCATAACAAGTCTTTAGAAGAAACGGCTAGGTGGACGTCCGCGGCGGGAACCGTGACGGCTTCAAAACAAGGTACTGAGGTATGCACGTTAAACGAAGTGCAGGAGAAGCTTGAACTTGTCGATATTTGCCCACTAACAGTTTGA
- a CDS encoding AAA domain-containing protein: MDYWRSISKQVKSEDDQEDNEGFLAKEFSKLTFVHPDSVLSCYLNATPVRSTISDDSNFIFPFRYNVSQKSALHQALKSTISIIEGPPGTGKTQTILNILANLTVMQGKTVAVVSGNNAAVANVREKLEREGYHFFVANLGKKENKEHFFRNLPEWDVSDWLSEQSEGGITEKLASLDSSIRRLMELDRERAVLKQKLSAYLLEQKHFEHFFAQKDVQQLRRLSFYRQTPERILEFMKDSFLAVEFGTKDNLFYKFKLFFKHGFTRFRLLKDQGHDVILNYQRQFYVFRVEELTKQIDAIERELRSQSYQQLMDEHQLYSIKLLRQKLHEKYHNRQKLKCDEKSYMNWKHFRSFIEHYPIVLSTTHSLRNSIPGNYLFDYCIIDESSQVDLLTGALALSCCKRAIIVGDTKQLPQIVDKEIEKRLGNDAYAEMNDAYNYFQHNVLSSLLALYGDSIPKVMLREHYRCHPRIIEFCNRKYYNGELITFTHETETDTPLLIYRTVEGNHMRDGRKGKFNQRELDVIEQEILRGLIEEAARHSDIGVVTPFRNQADKASKQFHSLVESDTIHKYQGREKPTMIMSTVLDQTRSGKIGMKFVNDPCKINVAVSRAQNQFILVTDRKAFKKYGNEISDLMRYMEYSTLDPNVVESEIVSIFDLLYQEYSDKLRRFREKVGQYNSSRHKSENIMHTLLDMILQESRYKDFQLANQVLLLNLFPNLTILDEGEQRFVRHRASVDFVIYHKFDNSPALAIEVDGFAFHENNPKQLERDKKKEKIFEKYGIALHRFPTTGSGEETKLRGLLDKQMSAKMDSL; encoded by the coding sequence ATGGATTATTGGCGATCTATTTCGAAGCAAGTGAAGAGTGAAGATGACCAAGAGGATAATGAGGGCTTTTTGGCCAAAGAATTTTCCAAATTAACCTTTGTTCATCCCGACAGTGTATTGAGCTGTTATCTTAACGCTACTCCAGTCCGCAGTACCATTTCAGATGATTCCAACTTTATATTTCCGTTTCGCTACAATGTCAGCCAAAAGAGTGCGCTCCATCAAGCCTTGAAAAGCACTATCAGCATCATTGAAGGACCGCCAGGTACAGGAAAAACCCAGACGATTTTGAACATACTGGCGAATCTAACTGTAATGCAGGGCAAGACTGTGGCTGTTGTCTCTGGCAATAATGCAGCTGTAGCAAATGTCCGAGAGAAGCTTGAGCGTGAGGGCTATCATTTCTTCGTTGCAAATTTAGGGAAAAAGGAGAATAAAGAACATTTTTTCAGGAATCTTCCGGAATGGGATGTCTCTGATTGGCTAAGCGAGCAGTCGGAAGGGGGGATTACGGAGAAGTTAGCTAGCTTAGACAGTAGCATCCGCCGATTGATGGAGCTTGATCGGGAAAGGGCTGTCCTCAAGCAGAAGCTATCGGCGTATCTGCTGGAGCAGAAGCATTTTGAACATTTTTTTGCCCAAAAGGATGTGCAGCAATTAAGGAGGCTGTCTTTTTACCGGCAGACTCCTGAGCGGATTTTGGAATTTATGAAGGATAGCTTCCTTGCAGTTGAGTTCGGAACCAAGGATAATCTTTTTTACAAATTCAAGCTGTTCTTCAAGCATGGTTTTACCCGGTTTAGGTTGTTGAAGGATCAAGGGCATGACGTGATTCTGAATTACCAGCGGCAGTTCTATGTTTTTAGAGTGGAGGAACTGACCAAACAAATTGACGCCATAGAGCGGGAATTGAGATCTCAGTCATACCAACAATTAATGGATGAGCACCAGTTGTATTCGATCAAACTTTTGCGACAAAAATTGCATGAGAAATATCATAATCGCCAGAAATTGAAGTGCGACGAGAAATCGTATATGAATTGGAAGCATTTTCGGTCTTTTATTGAACATTATCCGATTGTATTGAGTACGACTCACTCCTTGCGCAATAGTATCCCGGGCAATTATTTGTTTGATTATTGTATTATCGATGAGTCCTCTCAAGTCGACCTGTTGACGGGGGCATTGGCCTTATCCTGCTGCAAACGGGCTATCATTGTTGGAGATACAAAGCAGTTGCCACAAATTGTAGATAAAGAGATAGAGAAACGCCTGGGAAACGATGCTTATGCTGAGATGAACGATGCATACAATTATTTTCAGCATAACGTACTTTCCTCTCTGCTGGCCTTATATGGGGATTCTATTCCCAAAGTGATGTTAAGGGAGCATTACCGATGTCATCCCCGGATTATCGAGTTCTGCAATAGAAAGTATTATAACGGAGAACTTATCACTTTTACGCACGAGACCGAAACGGATACTCCGCTATTGATTTATAGGACGGTTGAAGGTAATCATATGAGGGATGGAAGAAAGGGAAAGTTTAATCAGAGGGAATTGGATGTGATCGAGCAGGAAATTCTTAGGGGATTGATAGAAGAGGCTGCGCGTCATTCAGATATTGGGGTGGTCACGCCCTTCCGCAATCAGGCGGATAAGGCATCCAAGCAGTTTCATTCGTTAGTAGAGAGCGATACCATACATAAGTATCAAGGGCGCGAGAAGCCGACAATGATTATGTCCACTGTGTTAGACCAGACCCGATCAGGAAAAATAGGAATGAAATTTGTAAATGATCCCTGTAAGATCAATGTGGCGGTATCCCGTGCTCAGAACCAATTTATTCTGGTAACGGACCGAAAAGCCTTCAAGAAATACGGAAACGAAATTAGCGATTTAATGCGATATATGGAATATAGTACACTGGACCCTAATGTTGTGGAAAGCGAGATTGTCTCAATCTTCGACCTGCTGTATCAAGAATATTCGGATAAGCTTAGACGTTTTCGGGAAAAAGTTGGACAATATAATAGCTCGCGACATAAGAGCGAAAACATTATGCATACTTTGTTGGATATGATTTTGCAAGAATCACGCTATAAGGATTTTCAGCTGGCTAATCAGGTGCTGTTATTGAATTTATTCCCCAATCTGACCATATTAGATGAAGGGGAGCAGCGATTCGTGCGGCATCGGGCATCCGTTGATTTTGTCATCTATCATAAGTTTGATAACTCTCCCGCCCTTGCCATCGAAGTGGATGGATTTGCCTTTCATGAGAATAACCCGAAGCAGCTAGAACGGGATAAGAAGAAAGAGAAGATTTTTGAGAAATATGGGATTGCTTTGCACCGCTTCCCAACAACAGGAAGCGGGGAGGAAACCAAGCTCAGAGGACTGCTTGACAAACAAATGTCTGCAAAGATGGATTCACTTTGA